Part of the Paenibacillus terrae HPL-003 genome is shown below.
CCGGGTAAGCCGTGTCGTGGCATCAAAAGCAAGTGATCGGTTGGAGAAATCATTGGAGTACGGGAATACGACAACCGTTTCCTCCAGCTTCCGGTCTGTAAACAGATCGCGAATATCATTCATAAAACGCCCAAAATCGTAAGACACCTCTGCCTCCGGCTTCTCGGTCCCGTCCGCACGTAGCGCCCCGATGTGCGATTCATTGGCATTATCCATGTAAAAGTTCGTATTCCAGATCCAATGAATCGCACCCGCTCCGCCAGTCGAAAAGGCATACGCATACTTGCGCTCCAGCATGTCGCGCAGCTCCGCCTCTGAACGCTTGGCACGACCATCCGGCGTTTCAACATACATAATTCCGGTTTCCTGCACGAGATTCGGTTTATCTGGTGTTTTGGCAAAAATACCGTCCCACACCAAATAATCATTGAGCCACCATGAATGCACCGTCGTATAATCCACCACAGCCTCATAAAAAAACGGAGATGGCCGCTGCGCGCCTAGCGCCTCGTCCTGACCTACGGTTACCAGATGTCCAGGGCAAATCTCCCTGATCGAAGTCGCCAATTGCTCGGCCCACACATTATGCATATCCATCGAAAACAGGCAATAATCCAGCCATTTGGCTCCCTTTTTGGCCTGATGCATATCCTGAACATCGAAGTTTATATCCCCCGGCTCAGGAATCGTGGCAGAAGCAAAACTGTAAAGCTGCTGTGGCGTCATGTTCCATGCTTCCTGCAAGGCCTCAATACTGCCGTGCCGTTGCTTCAACCACGTGCTGAACGCCTCCTGCTCTAATGAGTCCCTCGCAGAACGCGGACCATCCGCGAAAATGCGTGACGGATCAAACATGGAAGGCTCGTTAATCAGATCCCAATCCACATGGGTCGTATCCGTGTGACGACTGACAATACTGCGGATGAAACGCTTTTGTGCTTCCACACTTTGTGGATCAAGATAAGGGTTAACCCCTTCCCACGTTTCCGGCGTAAAAGAAAAAAACGTGAACGTCACCTGCAAGCCATGCCTTTTAGCTGTCAGCAGAAAAGCATCAATCGCACGAAGCGCCTCTTCCGAAGCGTGTCCGTCTATCTGCATCATATTGCGATAAGCCGTCCATATCCCTGTGCGAATCCAGTTGATACCCGCCTTAGCCATCTGGGCCATATCCCGATCCCATACGGCTGCGTTAGGCAAAAACAAAAATTTCCGTGCCACATCTGAGGTCATATAGGTCATGCCGACAACAGGCAATGGACGCCCATCCTTTATAAAATAATCCCGGCTGCGTGTCATGATCTGTCCTTCGGCCAGCAATCCAGCATCCTGCCCCCAAAAGCCCTGCCTCAACATACGCACTTCTCCATCCGGTGACTCGGCCCGGCAAATGACTCGATACAACCCGCTTTGGATGGAGAATGTAAGGGGGATACGTACAAAGTCCTGTTCTCTGCTAACCTCACTCTGCAAACGCTGGTTCCATACCTGCGGACTGCCGTCATCCAATACTTGCTCCACCGTCAGGTCAAAGCTCCATATCTCGTGATCCCTGTGCGTGGCTCCTCCTCGTTGTAATCTTTGGGTTTGAAGCGTCAGTATGGCGCGTTCTCCAGGCTCATAAGCCGCATAGTTCGGCTTGAGAGATAGTTCCGTCGTCCCCTTGGCGCAGAAATGCGCCCATTGTGCAAGCAACCGTTCACCACCTTTTTCCCAAAAGGAAGCCACCAACGGCAAATGGACGAACATCCAGCGCGCTCCGGCAAACGGGCCTCGGGCATGCTCCCATAGCACCACCGGGGCGGCAATGTCCCGTCCGTCCTTACTGACGCCCTTGAGCAAAGGATAAATTTGCGTATTCATTGGCCCGGCAGAGCCCATCTGGTGCGGCAGATCGCTGCTTTTGGTTGTATGCGGAACAAGATTCCACGTATCCGCCACCTGAAATAGCGACTCCTGACCACGCAG
Proteins encoded:
- a CDS encoding beta-galactosidase — its product is MNKTTVSPSIVIFSEQGFPAVGGLLPDGAFQGVADVMVVRADELAETLKHMENGCFVNLHAPYFPKSAWTEIVAFLHRGGGLLNVGGAPFKHPVRDPADGHGDWVIETGQTAYHQELHIHEVLRVDASKVASLIASEDIPVLRGQESLFQVADTWNLVPHTTKSSDLPHQMGSAGPMNTQIYPLLKGVSKDGRDIAAPVVLWEHARGPFAGARWMFVHLPLVASFWEKGGERLLAQWAHFCAKGTTELSLKPNYAAYEPGERAILTLQTQRLQRGGATHRDHEIWSFDLTVEQVLDDGSPQVWNQRLQSEVSREQDFVRIPLTFSIQSGLYRVICRAESPDGEVRMLRQGFWGQDAGLLAEGQIMTRSRDYFIKDGRPLPVVGMTYMTSDVARKFLFLPNAAVWDRDMAQMAKAGINWIRTGIWTAYRNMMQIDGHASEEALRAIDAFLLTAKRHGLQVTFTFFSFTPETWEGVNPYLDPQSVEAQKRFIRSIVSRHTDTTHVDWDLINEPSMFDPSRIFADGPRSARDSLEQEAFSTWLKQRHGSIEALQEAWNMTPQQLYSFASATIPEPGDINFDVQDMHQAKKGAKWLDYCLFSMDMHNVWAEQLATSIREICPGHLVTVGQDEALGAQRPSPFFYEAVVDYTTVHSWWLNDYLVWDGIFAKTPDKPNLVQETGIMYVETPDGRAKRSEAELRDMLERKYAYAFSTGGAGAIHWIWNTNFYMDNANESHIGALRADGTEKPEAEVSYDFGRFMNDIRDLFTDRKLEETVVVFPYSNDFSNRSLAFDATTRLTRVMSYDLKQPFRAVSEYHLDSLKRQIPKLIMIPSAHNFDSASLEHLLEMVRSFGVTLLVTGPLGLDPYWKVSDRVDDIIGQRMLGNVQREELLSLEGQTFPVSFGHRRIAELAKEGQLSPKADGAMGDEVVNLSLGKGRLIWSPLPLELNGRDEPIIELYRYALTAAGVERELDWIDGGDQPGLYGRKLHFENGGLYIFVSEFSQDTPVRIRDKATGISYAFLLPRSRSVLFAVDREGQLLAVYRPENVNIEVMQ